Proteins encoded in a region of the Streptomyces akebiae genome:
- a CDS encoding RNA polymerase sigma factor: MTAEEAKEAVMELLVTHRSHWLALTRRIVSYHHGEDVLQIGIEQIVKTLPTYPKVITNPSGFIATILSRRAVDELRRIHAEARALEKHGAVPEKWTDPDVVEATEGYLRVRAVLSEVLPERQHEAYVLRHVGKFENAEIAEMLGIKVTSVRKDLSLAQAALKDEKVRQRLREHLQD, from the coding sequence ATGACCGCAGAGGAGGCGAAGGAGGCGGTCATGGAGCTCCTCGTCACGCACAGGTCGCACTGGCTCGCGCTCACCAGGCGCATCGTGTCGTACCACCACGGCGAGGACGTCCTGCAGATCGGCATCGAGCAGATCGTCAAAACCCTCCCCACGTACCCGAAGGTCATCACGAACCCCAGCGGGTTCATCGCCACCATTCTCTCCAGGCGGGCCGTGGACGAACTGCGCCGTATTCATGCGGAGGCGCGTGCGCTGGAGAAGCACGGCGCCGTGCCGGAGAAGTGGACGGACCCGGATGTCGTCGAGGCGACGGAGGGGTACCTCCGCGTCCGGGCCGTCCTGAGTGAGGTGCTGCCCGAGCGGCAGCACGAGGCCTACGTGCTGCGTCACGTCGGCAAGTTCGAGAACGCCGAGATCGCCGAGATGCTGGGCATCAAGGTCACCTCGGTACGCAAGGACCTGTCCCTGGCGCAGGCCGCCCTCAAGGACGAAAAGGTGCGTCAGCGCCTGCGTGAGCACCTGCAGGACTAG
- a CDS encoding RNA polymerase sigma factor: protein MSVDVEIFETIDAVLGGEHTARIGQDAARIEELASCGFEGLAYEVFEIELIREAEPRLLGMLREGTLARLAVRQCKKRGWKFFVHEDDMSLLRSSPLERDIIMVDVLTEATRKFHRDLQRGQGWKADHHGPRGACSLMSYFIGQCVWVFRRAYVRWARQRVHWAHLHAVYDFTEDAANEAGIGGLLEAASYEIDSEVFSTDFEDILDEQAPHTQAVVRLTVMGFPDAEIAERLKLSPAAARQRRSRFRTVLYQAAREKRIWIPEQLHTKAVTRRQNQRGAA, encoded by the coding sequence GTGAGCGTAGATGTAGAGATCTTCGAGACCATCGACGCGGTGCTGGGCGGGGAGCACACGGCCCGGATCGGGCAGGACGCCGCGCGGATCGAGGAGCTGGCCAGCTGCGGCTTCGAAGGGCTGGCCTACGAGGTGTTCGAGATCGAGCTGATCCGGGAGGCCGAGCCGCGCCTGCTCGGCATGCTCCGCGAGGGCACGCTTGCCCGGCTTGCCGTGAGGCAGTGCAAGAAGCGGGGCTGGAAGTTCTTCGTCCACGAGGACGACATGAGCCTGCTGCGCAGCAGCCCTCTCGAGCGGGACATCATCATGGTCGACGTCCTCACCGAAGCGACACGTAAGTTCCATCGCGACCTGCAGCGTGGACAGGGCTGGAAGGCCGACCACCACGGACCCCGCGGCGCCTGCAGCCTGATGTCGTACTTCATCGGCCAGTGCGTGTGGGTGTTCCGGCGCGCGTACGTGAGATGGGCCAGGCAGCGGGTCCACTGGGCCCATCTGCATGCCGTGTACGACTTCACCGAGGACGCCGCGAACGAAGCCGGCATCGGCGGACTGCTCGAGGCCGCCAGCTACGAGATCGACTCGGAGGTGTTCAGTACGGACTTCGAGGACATCCTCGATGAGCAGGCGCCGCACACGCAGGCGGTCGTACGTCTGACGGTCATGGGCTTTCCCGACGCTGAGATCGCCGAGCGGTTGAAGCTCTCCCCCGCCGCCGCCCGCCAGCGCAGGTCGCGCTTCCGGACGGTCCTGTACCAGGCGGCCCGGGAGAAGCGGATCTGGATCCCGGAACAGCTGCACACCAAGGCCGTCACCCGTCGGCAGAACCAGCGGGGTGCGGCGTGA